The Nycticebus coucang isolate mNycCou1 chromosome 5, mNycCou1.pri, whole genome shotgun sequence genome window below encodes:
- the LOC128586485 gene encoding dapper homolog 3-like: MVTVAPATPLPSVPTTRLKPGERYNRSPRRGDAGWPRPRVLRIDFAKREGAGARSPSERGSPPAPPGRARQPSPDRAAAHSTSTSTPGREAQSKQVSEAGTEAHCSLPRLLPPSASAPPERPSGTGTARGEALRAAATPAGEGRSGSLGAGSAQKAAPRLSGRTRRRGSPAGRGAAALRVLLLGRCRLQPSSQRRAAPGVKSTFSRSFPHAAPPARASAHTPRPHAPSGKKIREREREERRRQKLDRGAQTWKSLRAAAAGGAEGSAAARGQLSSWRAAPRPAPARLASLAQTGSLEREAAATPPHISDLPAQPERWPLPHERMKARTRARGRGEEAGRATPRTAAAGSCPPTSPRNSPVAKKSKLIFHESTNSRKHLTKPIFNQCSVKP; this comes from the coding sequence ATGGTGACGGTAGCCCCAGCCACACCCCTTCCCAGCGTCCCCACAACTCGACTGAAGCCGGGAGAGCGCTACAATAGGTCCCCGCGAAGAGGAGACGCAGGCTGGCCCCGGCCGAGAGTTCTGCGGATCGATTTCGCAAaaagggagggggcgggggcgcGAAGCCCGAGCGAGCGCGGGTCTCCTCCGGCCCCGCCGGGCAGGGCCCGCCAGCCGAGCCCCGACCGAGCCGCGGCTCACTCCACCTCCACATCCACCCCCGGGCGGGAAGCGCAAAGCAAACAGGTCTCCGAAGCGGGCACAGAGGCACATTGTTCGCTCCCGCGGCTCTTACCTCCGTCCGCGAGCGCGCCCCCGGAGAGGCCGTCTGGCACGGGGACCGCGCGGGGAGAGGCGCTGAGGGCAGCGGCGACCCCGGCCGGGGAGGGCCGGAGCGGGTCGCTGGGCGCCGGGTCCGCGCAGAAGGCGGCGCCGCGGCTCTCCGGCCGGACGCGGCGCCGCGGCTCTCCGGCCGGACGCGGCGCCGCGGCTCTGCGCGTCCTCCTGCTCGGCCGCTGCCGCCTGCAGCCAAGCAGCCAGCGCCGGGCGGCTCCGGGGGTTAAGTCAACATTTTCCCGCAGCTTCCCGCACGCCGCTCCGCCAGCGAGGGCTTCTGCACACACCCCCAGACCGCACGctccctcaggaaaaaaaattcgcGAACGAGAGAGAGAGGAGCGGCGGAGGCAAAAGCTCGACAGAGGTGCGCAGACTTGGAAGTCCCTGCGAGCGGCGGCCGCGGGAGGGGCGGAGGGCAGCGCCGCGGCGCGGGGCCAACTCAGTTCGTGGCGCGCGGCCCCTCGGCCCGCGCCCGCCCGACTCGCATCGCTCGCGCAGACCGGCAGCCTGGAGCGGGAGGCGGCGGCGACCCCTCCTCACATTTCGGATCTCCCGGCCCAGCCCGAGCGGTGGCCGCTGCCCCACGAAAGGATGAAGGCGAGGACTCGGGCTCGGGGACGCGGGGAGGAGGCGGGACGAGCCACGCCACGCACAGCGGCGGCGGGGAGCTGCCCCCCGACAAGCCCGCGGAATTCTCCG